In a genomic window of Acetomicrobium sp. S15 = DSM 107314:
- the dapA gene encoding 4-hydroxy-tetrahydrodipicolinate synthase, which yields MTFAPRGILPAMVTPLNDREEVNEKALRSLVDFLVDNGVHGIFVVGSQGEAYALSRDEKKKVMETAVEQAAERVPVYAGTGAVTTREAVELTRMAEGIGVDAVSVITPYFLSPSQEELYEYYKIIANSTSLPILLYNNPGKTGGVSISVGLAERLSQIENIVGIKDSSGDMTLTGEYIRKTRDKGFSVLAGRDTLILSTLLYGGSGAISATANVAPKIAVDIYEHFVKGDIEKAREAQFALAPLRVAFELGTFPVVIKEALKIIGIDAGPAKSPVKDLSDAKRQELKEILKGMGLL from the coding sequence ATGACGTTTGCCCCTCGCGGCATATTGCCTGCCATGGTTACCCCCTTGAACGATAGGGAAGAGGTCAACGAAAAAGCTCTGAGGAGCCTCGTGGACTTCCTGGTCGATAACGGAGTTCACGGAATATTCGTGGTGGGCAGCCAAGGTGAAGCTTATGCCCTATCACGGGACGAGAAGAAAAAAGTGATGGAAACGGCAGTGGAGCAAGCAGCCGAACGTGTGCCTGTATATGCCGGCACGGGCGCCGTAACCACCCGCGAGGCCGTCGAGCTTACTCGGATGGCCGAAGGGATCGGCGTGGATGCCGTTTCCGTCATCACTCCCTATTTCCTGTCTCCATCTCAAGAAGAGCTTTACGAGTACTATAAGATTATAGCGAACTCAACGAGTCTTCCGATATTGCTCTATAATAACCCGGGCAAGACCGGAGGGGTGAGCATCTCCGTAGGCCTTGCAGAACGCCTTTCTCAAATCGAAAACATCGTAGGCATCAAAGATAGCAGCGGCGACATGACGCTCACCGGCGAATACATCAGGAAGACCAGAGATAAGGGTTTCAGTGTCCTCGCCGGCAGGGATACACTTATACTCTCTACGCTGCTTTACGGCGGGAGCGGAGCCATATCAGCCACGGCCAACGTGGCGCCTAAAATTGCAGTAGATATCTATGAGCATTTTGTAAAGGGCGACATTGAAAAGGCCAGAGAGGCGCAATTTGCCCTCGCCCCGCTGCGTGTGGCCTTTGAACTGGGAACATTTCCCGTGGTAATAAAAGAGGCGCTCAAAATCATAGGCATAGATGCAGGACCGGCCAAAAGCCCTGTTAAAGACTTATCAGATGCGAAGAGGCAAGAATTAAAGGAAATCCTCAAGGGAATGGGGCTTTTGTGA